The following coding sequences lie in one Bacteroidota bacterium genomic window:
- a CDS encoding alpha/beta fold hydrolase: MRHVFALVLLALLAAVCTVPVEAQPMLKRQAQFGVWPAPVTQDMADELGLDAPTGVLIQQVMDGLTGAALGLEAGDVLLTMNGEPVPSPQALVAMVGTVREGDMVAVEVIRGGTPQTLTATAVPKPFETDGAAEVVYDAVPFQDGALRAIAKKPFGPDGQPQNGPFPTVYFVQGYPCSSIDFGSPQHPYAQLIDGLVDRGYAVFRVEKPGVGDSAGTSKCGAIGYDEELDAFAAAYDHLLAYDWVDLDNVFLLGHSMGGLQAPMLAAMDRFSPKGVAVYGTGMRPWRDYILDLTRTQGLLQGQGDPVQASANVRAWRPTINAFFDDQTPPTALATSETARAALTDGLGWNGDRDMIGRDFTFWQELAQHDATAAWASTDAYVLSLYGEVDIAALHDEDQRTLVRIVNHYRPDTAVFQVIPETNHPMLKVGTMEEYTALMKRGENPYQVASFNPAVTVAFADWLDATVAKPAL, from the coding sequence ATGCGCCACGTCTTCGCTCTCGTTCTTCTTGCGCTCCTCGCTGCCGTGTGTACGGTGCCCGTTGAGGCGCAGCCCATGCTCAAGCGGCAGGCGCAGTTCGGCGTGTGGCCCGCGCCGGTCACGCAGGACATGGCCGACGAACTCGGCCTCGACGCGCCCACGGGCGTGCTGATCCAGCAGGTCATGGACGGGCTGACCGGGGCCGCGCTCGGCCTCGAAGCGGGCGACGTGTTGCTCACGATGAACGGTGAGCCAGTGCCGAGTCCGCAGGCGCTCGTGGCGATGGTCGGCACCGTCCGCGAGGGCGACATGGTGGCGGTCGAGGTAATTCGCGGCGGGACGCCGCAGACGCTCACGGCCACCGCCGTGCCGAAGCCGTTCGAGACGGACGGCGCCGCTGAGGTGGTCTACGACGCGGTGCCCTTCCAGGACGGCGCGCTCCGCGCCATCGCCAAGAAGCCGTTTGGTCCTGACGGGCAACCCCAAAACGGGCCGTTCCCGACGGTCTACTTCGTCCAAGGCTATCCGTGCTCCAGTATTGACTTCGGCTCGCCCCAGCACCCTTACGCGCAGCTCATCGACGGCCTCGTGGACCGGGGGTATGCCGTCTTCCGCGTCGAGAAGCCGGGCGTTGGTGACAGCGCGGGCACCTCGAAGTGCGGCGCCATCGGCTATGACGAAGAACTCGACGCCTTCGCCGCGGCCTACGACCACCTGCTCGCCTACGACTGGGTGGACCTCGACAATGTCTTCCTGCTCGGCCACTCCATGGGTGGCCTGCAGGCGCCGATGCTGGCCGCGATGGACCGCTTCAGCCCGAAGGGCGTCGCGGTCTACGGCACCGGCATGCGGCCCTGGCGGGACTACATCCTCGACCTCACGCGCACGCAGGGTCTCCTCCAAGGACAGGGCGACCCTGTGCAAGCATCAGCCAACGTTCGGGCCTGGCGACCCACCATCAACGCCTTTTTCGACGACCAGACGCCGCCCACCGCCCTCGCCACCTCCGAGACCGCGCGCGCCGCCCTCACCGACGGCCTCGGCTGGAACGGCGACCGCGACATGATCGGACGCGACTTCACGTTCTGGCAGGAACTCGCCCAGCATGACGCGACCGCTGCCTGGGCCAGCACCGACGCCTACGTACTCTCGCTCTACGGCGAGGTCGACATCGCCGCGCTGCACGACGAGGACCAGCGCACGCTCGTCCGCATCGTGAACCACTACCGTCCTGACACGGCCGTCTTCCAGGTCATCCCCGAGACCAACCACCCGATGCTCAAGGTGGGCACGATGGAGGAGTACACCGCCCTGATGAAGCGCGGCGAGAATCCGTACCAGGTCGCGTCGTTCAACCCCGCGGTCACCGTCGCCTTCGCCGATTGGCTCGACGCGACGGTGGCTAAGCCAGCGCTGTAG
- a CDS encoding NAD-dependent deacylase has translation MPFSDRLVERLARADYVAVLTGAGISAESGVPTFRDPGGLWQKFKPEELANVRAFLRNPELVQGWYAHRGDVIRSVAPNPGHHALAELEQSKRHFHLATQNVDGLHLEAGSQNVAELHGNLRRIYCIDCETPASEHDLVVIEEGQTARCTACGGLLRPDVVWFGEMLPEQAFADAARAAMLADVYLSIGTSGAVYPAAGLPVEAKRNGAYVAEINIQPSEIAHALDETVIGKSGEVLPALLRAVRAMSD, from the coding sequence ATGCCTTTCTCCGACCGGCTCGTCGAACGCCTAGCCCGCGCAGACTACGTCGCGGTGCTCACCGGCGCGGGTATCTCCGCCGAGAGCGGCGTGCCGACCTTCCGCGACCCGGGCGGGCTGTGGCAGAAGTTCAAGCCCGAGGAGCTCGCCAACGTGCGCGCCTTCCTCCGCAACCCCGAACTCGTGCAGGGGTGGTACGCCCACCGCGGCGATGTCATCCGGTCCGTCGCGCCGAACCCTGGCCACCACGCGCTCGCCGAACTGGAGCAGTCGAAGCGGCACTTCCACCTCGCCACGCAGAACGTCGATGGGCTGCACCTCGAAGCGGGGTCGCAGAACGTGGCCGAACTGCACGGCAACCTACGGCGGATTTACTGCATCGACTGCGAGACGCCTGCGAGCGAGCACGACCTCGTGGTGATCGAGGAGGGGCAGACGGCGCGGTGTACGGCCTGTGGCGGGCTGCTGCGCCCCGACGTAGTCTGGTTCGGCGAGATGCTGCCCGAGCAAGCCTTCGCCGACGCGGCCCGTGCGGCGATGCTGGCCGACGTCTACCTCTCCATCGGCACGAGCGGCGCGGTCTACCCGGCGGCGGGCCTGCCTGTCGAGGCGAAGCGGAACGGCGCCTACGTCGCCGAGATCAACATCCAGCCAAGCGAGATCGCGCACGCGCTCGACGAGACCGTGATCGGCAAGTCCGGCGAAGTCTTGCCTGCGCTGCTGCGCGCCGTGCGCGCGATGTCCGATTGA
- a CDS encoding IS1595 family transposase: MALLPLAQFFARYGTNDACLDALREARWPSEVYEDRIPCKKCGAPTRHHLIATRRCYSCQTCGTQVRPTTATMFERSRIALTDWFYVLYLFARLSEPPSARQVAQEIGVSYPTALRMCRRIQERADEAQALADVLFEVAEVTE, translated from the coding sequence ATGGCCCTGCTCCCCCTTGCTCAGTTCTTCGCCCGCTACGGCACCAACGACGCCTGCCTCGACGCTCTGAGGGAGGCGCGGTGGCCCTCCGAAGTCTACGAAGACCGCATCCCTTGCAAGAAGTGCGGCGCCCCGACGCGCCACCATCTCATCGCCACGCGGCGGTGCTATTCGTGCCAGACGTGTGGCACCCAGGTCCGCCCCACCACTGCGACGATGTTCGAGCGCTCAAGAATCGCGCTCACCGACTGGTTCTACGTCCTCTATCTCTTTGCCCGGCTGTCGGAGCCGCCTTCAGCCAGGCAGGTCGCGCAAGAGATCGGCGTGTCCTATCCGACCGCGCTGCGGATGTGCCGCCGCATCCAGGAGCGCGCCGACGAAGCGCAGGCGTTGGCGGACGTCCTGTTCGAGGTGGCGGAGGTGACAGAGTAG
- a CDS encoding VWA domain-containing protein, with translation MTFAYPWLLLLLLAVPVLAWLGRRRTAAGLLFSETAAAEGVPPTLWARLAWLPGALLLGALALGIVALARPQERDVTREQYAEGIDIVLVLDVSTSMKADDFYPNRFQAAKAVAAEFIDGRLSDRIGLVVFAAQAYTQAPLTLDYGFLKQMLAEVRMGVIEDGTAIGTAIATGTARLRDADTPSKVMVLLTDGQNNRGEIDPGTAAEVAEALGVKIYAIGVGSETGGVVRQQTPFGGTRRVPALQVDEETLRAVAEKTGGRYFRARDAEALRQIYAEISELERTEIQERVYVDVDERYPLFLRPALFLLLLSVVLGTTRLLRVP, from the coding sequence ATGACCTTCGCCTATCCCTGGCTGCTTCTGCTGCTCCTTGCGGTGCCGGTGCTCGCGTGGCTGGGGCGACGGCGTACGGCAGCTGGGCTGCTGTTCTCCGAGACGGCGGCGGCGGAAGGTGTGCCGCCGACGCTCTGGGCGCGGCTCGCGTGGCTGCCGGGGGCGCTGCTGCTCGGGGCGCTCGCGCTCGGCATCGTGGCGCTGGCGCGGCCCCAGGAGCGCGACGTCACACGCGAGCAGTACGCCGAGGGCATCGACATCGTGCTCGTGCTCGACGTGTCCACGTCGATGAAGGCGGACGATTTCTACCCCAACCGCTTCCAGGCCGCGAAGGCCGTCGCCGCCGAGTTCATCGACGGGCGGCTCTCCGACCGCATCGGGCTCGTCGTCTTCGCGGCGCAGGCCTACACACAGGCCCCGCTCACGCTCGACTATGGCTTCCTCAAGCAGATGCTCGCCGAGGTGCGCATGGGCGTCATCGAGGACGGGACGGCCATCGGGACCGCCATCGCCACGGGCACGGCGCGCCTGCGCGACGCCGACACGCCGAGCAAGGTGATGGTGCTGCTCACCGACGGCCAGAACAACCGCGGCGAGATCGACCCGGGCACGGCGGCGGAGGTGGCGGAGGCGCTCGGCGTGAAGATCTACGCCATCGGCGTGGGTTCGGAGACGGGTGGGGTGGTGCGCCAGCAGACGCCCTTTGGCGGCACCCGGCGCGTCCCGGCGCTCCAGGTGGACGAGGAGACGCTGCGCGCCGTCGCCGAGAAGACGGGCGGGCGCTACTTCCGCGCGCGCGATGCCGAGGCGCTACGCCAGATCTATGCCGAGATCTCCGAGCTCGAACGCACCGAAATTCAGGAACGTGTCTACGTGGACGTGGACGAACGCTACCCGCTCTTTCTCCGCCCCGCGCTGTTCCTGCTCCTGCTGAGCGTGGTGCTCGGTACGACGAGGTTGCTGCGGGTGCCGTAG
- a CDS encoding T9SS type A sorting domain-containing protein — MLGLVGTPAAEAQIPFVEQVPSPFELGPFAETTTPVLADFDGDGDLNVIISFKYGPIVAYENTGTPEAPAFRAVADTTIIGSGTGFSDASSPVALGDLDGDGDLDGILSNQDGSLRYFENTGTPERPVPRERTGTANPLLNVTVPLSQIAFVDLDDDGDLDLAGASANYEGYGGDGFLSYYENTGSATVPAFAQRTGATNPFDGIRGSGLTLGDGDSDGDLDLVAAIDRDDSVDNVRGFLNVYRNVGTSTAPRFRQVPDARNPFADIEDNRPRPFLMDLDGDNDLDLALGTSLDGVRYFENVLPAPGAGLLGSAAIVAAVARPTVLRDGDGALLTWTHTGPNATYEVHRLFGTTGAFDLLGTVAATNGQELRFHTGPLGDGTVQLRLRRVENDGRSAYGPTAVAQTGIAGTHTLSAPYPNPTPGRAQFVLTAAEAQSVQARIYDLSGRHVADVFAGALEAGLPRRFVVGDGLGAGAYVLRVTGEHFQDAQRFTVVPR, encoded by the coding sequence GTGCTCGGCCTCGTAGGTACGCCCGCCGCCGAGGCGCAAATTCCCTTCGTCGAGCAGGTCCCGTCCCCGTTCGAGCTTGGTCCCTTCGCTGAGACCACCACGCCGGTCCTGGCCGACTTCGACGGTGACGGCGACCTCAACGTGATCATCAGCTTCAAGTATGGGCCGATCGTGGCGTACGAGAACACGGGCACGCCCGAAGCCCCGGCGTTCCGGGCCGTAGCCGACACCACGATCATCGGCTCGGGGACGGGGTTCTCGGACGCAAGCAGCCCCGTGGCCCTCGGCGACCTCGACGGCGACGGCGACCTCGACGGCATCCTCTCCAATCAGGACGGCTCGCTGCGTTACTTCGAGAACACCGGGACGCCCGAGCGCCCCGTGCCCCGCGAGCGCACAGGAACCGCGAACCCCCTCCTCAACGTCACCGTGCCGCTCTCGCAAATAGCGTTCGTGGACCTCGACGACGATGGCGACCTCGATCTCGCGGGCGCGAGTGCGAACTACGAGGGCTACGGCGGCGATGGCTTCCTGAGCTACTACGAGAACACCGGCTCGGCCACGGTCCCGGCGTTCGCGCAGCGCACGGGGGCGACCAACCCCTTCGACGGCATACGAGGCAGCGGCCTGACGCTGGGTGACGGCGACAGCGACGGCGACCTCGACCTCGTGGCGGCCATCGATAGGGACGACAGCGTCGACAACGTCCGAGGCTTCCTCAACGTCTACCGCAACGTTGGCACGTCGACCGCACCGCGCTTCCGCCAGGTCCCCGACGCCCGCAACCCCTTCGCCGACATCGAGGACAACCGCCCCCGACCGTTCCTCATGGACCTCGACGGCGACAACGACCTCGATCTTGCGCTCGGCACGAGCCTAGATGGGGTGCGCTACTTCGAGAACGTATTGCCTGCACCGGGGGCGGGACTGCTGGGCAGCGCAGCGATCGTGGCCGCGGTTGCAAGGCCCACAGTGCTGCGCGATGGCGACGGGGCGCTGCTCACCTGGACCCACACCGGCCCCAACGCCACCTACGAGGTCCATCGCCTTTTCGGCACCACTGGCGCGTTCGACCTGCTCGGCACCGTCGCGGCGACCAATGGCCAGGAGCTTCGCTTCCACACCGGGCCGCTGGGCGATGGCACCGTCCAGCTTCGCCTGCGTCGGGTCGAGAACGACGGGCGCAGCGCCTACGGTCCCACGGCGGTGGCACAGACCGGGATTGCCGGAACGCACACGCTGAGTGCCCCCTATCCAAATCCAACCCCTGGGCGGGCGCAGTTCGTCCTGACGGCCGCGGAGGCGCAGTCGGTGCAGGCACGGATCTACGACCTGTCCGGTCGTCACGTCGCCGATGTCTTCGCAGGGGCGCTGGAGGCAGGGTTGCCGAGGCGCTTCGTGGTCGGCGACGGGCTGGGTGCGGGAGCCTATGTGCTGCGCGTGACCGGCGAACACTTCCAGGACGCGCAGCGCTTCACGGTCGTGCCGAGGTAG